In Ureibacillus thermophilus, the genomic stretch TGAGAGCGGCTTTTTGGGATTCGCTCCCCCTCGCGGGTTCGCAGCCCTTTGTACCGCCCATTGTAGCACGTGTGTAGCCCAGGTCATAAGGGGCATGATGATTTGACGTCATCCCCACCTTCCTCCGTATTTGTACGGCAGTCTCCTTAGAGTGCCCAACTGAATGATGGCAACTAAGGACAAGGGTTGCGCTCGTTGCGGGACTTAACCCAACATCTCACGACACGAGCTGACGACAACCATGCACCACCTGTCACCGCTGTCCCNNNNNNNNNNNNNNNNNNNNNNNNNNNNNNNNNNNNNNNNNNNNNNNNNNNNNNNNNNNNNNNNNNNNNNNNNNNNNNNNNNNNNNNNNNNNNNNNNNNNATCGGCTTCCGATGCGCTGCGCAATACTTCGTCAATTTCGCTCGTTCGCATCCTCATGTACGTTTAATGTACACTCCGGTGCTCACTCGCTCATTTCCTTGTCTTGCTTGCGCCTCGTAACCCTTTTAGTTTGCTTTTCTAATTAGAAAAGACGCAAGTGCTTTACTTTCAATGTCGTTTATCCAGTTTTCAAAGAACAACAGCAAAATCCAAATCCGATTTATATAACCTTGAGATAGATTGTTATATCCAAACGTTATATAAAGAAGAGATATATGGTGGAGCATAGCGGGATCGAACCGCTGACCTCCTGCGTGCAAAGCAGGCGCTCTCCCAGCTGAGCTAATGCCCCAAAATTATGGTGGGCCTAAATGGACTTGAACCATCGACCTCACGCTTATCAGGCGTGCGCTCTAACCAGCTGAGCTATAGGCCCATCCTGTTTTAAGGTTTTTATAATAAACCTTCAAAACTGAACAACAGAACGCGTAATACGTATTATGTTCCTTAGAAAGGAGGTGATCCAGCCGCACCTTCCGATACGGCTACCTTGTTACGACTTCACCCCAATCATCTGTCCCACCTTCGGCGGCTGGCTCCCGGCCTTGTTACGACTTCACCCCAATCATCTGTCCCACCTTCGGCGGCTGGCTCCCGGAGGGTTACCTCACCGACTTCGGGTGTTACAGACTCTCGTGGTGTGACGGGCGGTGTGTACAAGGCCCGGGAACGTATTCACCGCAGCATGCTGATCTGCGATTACTAGCGATTCCGGCTTCATGCAGGCGAGTTGCAGCCTGCAATCCGAACTGAGAGCGGCTTTTTGGGATTCGCTCCCCCTCGCGGGTTCGCAGCCCTTTGTACCGCCCATTGTAGCACGTGTGTAGCCCAGGTCATAAGGGGCATGATGATTTGACGTCATCCCCACCTTCCTCCGTATTTGTACGGCAGTCTCCTTAGAGTGCCCAACTGAATGATGGCAACTAAGGACAAGGGTTGCGCTCGTTGCGGGACTTAACCCAACATCTCACGACACGAGCTGACGACAACCATGCACCACCTGTCACCGCTGTCCCCGAAGGGAAGGCTATGTCTCCATAGCGGTCAGCGGGATGTCAAGACCTGGTAAGGTTCTTCGCGTTGCTTCGAATTAAACCACATGCTCCACCGCTTGTGCGGGCCCCCGTCAATTCCTTTGAGTTTCAGTCTTGCGACCGTACTCCCCAGGCGGAGTGCTTAATGCGTTAGCTGCAGCACTAAGGGGTGGAAACCCCCTAACACCTAGCACTCATCGTTTACGGCGTGGACTACCAGGGTATCTAATCCTGTTTGCTCCCCACGCTTTCGCGCCTCAGCGTCAGTTACAGGCCAGGAAGCCGCCTTCGCCACTGGTGTTCCTCCATATCTCTACGCATTTCACCGCTACACATGGAATTCCACTTCCCTCTCCTGCACTCAAGTCTCCCAGTTTCCAATGACCCTCCCCGGTTGAGCCGGGGGCTTTCACATCAGACTTAAGAGACCGCCTGCGCGCGCTTTACGCCCAATAATTCCGGACAACGCTTGCCACCTACGTATTACCGCGGCTGCTGGCACGTAGTTAGCCGTGGCTTTCTAGTAAGGTACCGTCAGGGCGCAGCCAGTTACTGCTGCGCTTGTTCTTCCCTTACAACAGAGCTTTACGATCCGAAGACCTTCTTCGCTCACGCGGCGTTGCTCCATCAGGCTTTCGCCCATTGTGGAAGATTCCCTACTGCTGCCTCCCGTAGGAGTCTGGGCCGTGTCTCAGTCCCAGTGTGGCCGATCACCCTCTCAGGTCGGCTACGCATCGTCGCCTTGGTAGGCCGTTACCCCACCAACTAGCTAATGCGCCGCGGGCCCATCCTATAGTGATAGCAGAACCATCTTTCAACATCGAAGCATGCGTTTCGATGTGTTATCCGGTATTAGCTCGCGTTTCCGCGAGTTATCCCGGTCTATAGGGCAGGTTACCCACGTGTTACTCACCCGTCCGCCGCTAACCAATCAAAAAGCAAGCTTCTTAATTGGTCCGCTCGACTTGCATGTATTAGGCACGCCGCCAGCGTTCGTCCTGAGCAGGGATCAAACTCTCCATAAAAGAAAATTTGATATTAGCTCATTTTCTATCTCTAGTTTACCAACGAGGGTTGGCGTCTAGAGTTTTATTAAAAAACATTAACGTTTTGATGTTCAGTTTTCAAAGTTCATATTCCCTATCGCCTTGCAGCGACTTTATTATAATAACAACTCACCAAAGAAAAGTCAATAAAAAAATTAAAAGTTTTTCTAAAAAATTATTTTTCAATTGTTTAAGTGAAAGTTTCTCATTCAGAAATAAGAAAAATATGAAAGAGAGGCTTTCAGATATAAAAGTTAAAAATAATTAGTTGAAAAAGATTATCAACAGTCGAAAATTCTACATTGAAATGATAAAAAAATCAAGCCCATCATTTTAATTATTTTTTAGTCGCTGTTTTTCGGTAGAACTCTTGAAATTGTTAAAGACGTTTCCTTAGATAAATCAATTATTTCTCCATTATTTAATAATTTAACAAGCAGGTGAGTTGGATGTAATTGATTAATAAATATGATTTCTGCTTTTTCCGAATTTGATAGTTCTACTTTTGTTCCGATAGGTAATTCAGCTACAAGGTTAGTTAATGTATTGACTACTTGAATATCAAATTTTCCAAACTCTGAATCTTTAATCATTTCAATGACTTTAAATAAAGATTCTTTTGGACGATATAACCGATCGCACGTCATGGCATGGAAGGTATCAGCCACAGCAATGATTTGGCCTAAATGTGAAATCCTTTCCATTTTAAGTCCTATTGGATAGCCGCTTCCATCTAAACGTTCATGATGCTGTAATATGGCAATTTTCATTTCATTTTTTAGTTGAGATAATTCTTTTACCATATTGTAGCTATATATCGGATGTTTTCGGATTTCATTTACGTCTTCTGCAGTTAGTGGGGCTTTTTTATTTCGAATCATTATAGGAACTTTTGCCATCCCACAATCAGCTAATACTCCTGCGATTCCTATCTGTAAAGTATTTCCTCTGTCAAATCCCATTTTGTTTGCAAGTGTAGCAGCAATTAATCCAGTAGAAATACAATGGTGGTAAATATATTCTATTGGGTTAGAGTAATGGTTTAAATCGAATAAAAAGGAACGGTCCTCCAATACTAGTTTGATTAATGGGGAAATAATTTCTCTTATTTTTATTATTTCAATATTCTTTCCTGCTTCCCAATTTTTAAACTCGGCTTTAAAAATCTCAACTTTCTCTAAATACTCTTTTTCAAATGAATCATTTGTTGTTACTTTTTCGTTTTCGACCGTCGCCACTATTTCATTTTCACTTTTTACATCTTCCTTATTGCTTTTATTTGACGCTGTTTTCTCAATACTTTCAACAAGAACTGGAATTTCTTTGATATTAAAAGCTTTGAATACTTGCAAATGCTCAGAAGAAATAGGTGTATTTTTTGCAACTATTGGGTATCTTGTATTTACAAAAATATCTTTTGCTACAATTTCTCCTAGTTCTAAGTTGTTTACGTTCACCATTGTAAACTTCTTCATCTGAAAACCCCTTTTTCGAATTATTATAAAATTCTCTATATGAATAATTATACATCAATTCCGCTACTATTTCGGAATATTTTCCATAAACATTTAATTCCACTTCTTTTTACCTATTTTTATGGGGTATTTTTTAAAAATAAAGAAACATCGCAATTAAGCAATGTTTCTGTTTAAGAAATGATTCATTAATTAAATGATTTTTCAGTTATATCATTTTCATCAGAATTCTCATCTTTTTTCACTCTTGCAACAGTTGCTACATATTCATCATCAGCTAAGCGAATTAATCGTACTCCTTGTGTATTTCTTCCAATGCAAGAGATGTCATTCACATCCATTCGAATGAGGATGCCGTTGTTTGTAATTAACATAATATCTTCTGTTCCATCGACGGTTTTTACAGCACACATTGGACCATTTTTCTCTGTAATTTGAATCGTTTTAATTCCAACACCGCCTCTATTCTGCAGACGATATTCAGATTCAGATGTACGTTTTCCATAGCCATTTTCCGTTACAACTAAAATATCTTGGCCAGGTTCAACAATTTCCATGCCGACTACCCAGTCACCTTCGCGAAGTTTAATGCCGCGAACGCCTGCTGCAGTACGACCCATTTCCCGAATATCCTGTTCTTCAAAGCGAATTAACATGCCATTTCTTGTGCCAATCACAATATGTTTTGAACCGTCAGTTAAGCGGACAGAAATTAATTCATCATCTTCATATAAATTGATAGCAATTAAGCCATTATTGCGTATATTGGCAAATTGGGATAAAGATGTACGTTTCGTAATTCCCATCTTTGTAGTAAAGACAAAGAAAGCATTTTCATCGTATTCTTTTACCCCAATCATCGCCGTTACTTTTTCTTCTTTTTCTAAATTTAACAAATTGACAATTGGCAATCCTTTTGCGGTGCGTCCATATTCAGGAATTTCATACCCTTTTGCCCGATAAACTTTCCCTTTAGAAGTGAAGAATAAAATCACATCATGTGTGGATGTAAACAATAAATGTTCCACAAAATCATCTTCATGAGTATTCATTCCCTGCACTCCGCGGCCTCCGCGTCTTTGGCTGCGATAAGTATTAGCTGCTAACCGTTTGATATACCCTCTATGAGTCAACGTGATGACGGAATCTTCTTTTGGAATTAAATCTTCATCTTCAATCATCTCAGGACCGCCTGGAGCAATTTCAGTTTTGCGTTGGTCATTATATTTTTCTTTAATTTCTAACAGTTCTTTTTTAATAATGTCAATAATTTTTGACTCATCGGCTAAAATGGCTTTTAATTCGCCTATAAGTTTTTGCAAATCATGATATTCATTCTCTATTTTTTCTCTTTCCAGTCCGCTCAAACGAACGAGGCGCATATCGAGGATGGCTTGTGCTTGTTTTTCCGATAAGTTAAAGCGCTCCATTAAAATGGGTTTTGCTTCTTCTCCTGTGCGAGAAGAACGAATGATATTGATGATTTCATCGATATGATCAAGAGCAATGCGCAAGCCCTCTAAAATATGTGCCCGATCTTCCGCTTTCTTCAATTCATATTGAGTACGGCGGGTGATGACTTCTTTTTGATGTTCTAAATATTGATAAAGCACTTCTTTTAAACTTAATACTTTTGGTTGACCGTGAACGAGGGCAAGCATGTTCACGCTAAAATTCATTTGCATGGCCGTTTGTTTGTATAAGTTGTTCAACACCACATTGGCATTGGCATCTTTTCTTACTTCTATAACAATCCGCATGCCCCGGCGGTCAGATTCATCACGAAGATTGGAAATTCCTTCGATTTTTTTATCCCGAACGAGCTCAGCAATTTTTTCAATTAACTTCGCTTTATTCACTTGATATGGAATTTCTGTTACAACAATGGTTTCTTTTCCAGTCGAACTTGTTTCAATTTCCACTTTTGCACGCACAACAATTGTGCCACGTCCTGTTTCATAAGCGCGACGAATTCCGCTTCGTCCTAAAATAATCCCGCCTGTCGGAAAATCTGGCCCTGGAATAATTTCCATCAACTCATCTGTTGTAATTTCAGGATTTTCCGCTACTGCGATAACCGCATCAATTGTTTCTCCCAATTGATGCGGAGGAATATTTGTTGCCATACCAACAGCAATTCCTGAAGCTCCGTTTACGAGCAAGTTAGGGAACCGAGAAGGCAATACTTTTGGTTCCTTTTCAGTTCCGTCATAGTTTGAATCGTAATCAATCGTATCTTTATTGATATCCCGAAGCATCTCCATCGCAATTTTTGACAAGCGGGCTTCCGTATAACGCATGGCAGCAGCGCCATCTCCATCAACTGAACCAAAGTTGCCATGTCCATCCACTAAAACGTAACGATAGCTAAAGTCCTGCGCCATCCGCACAAGTGCATCATAGATGGAAGAGTCTCCGTGGGGATGGTATTTCCCCATTACATCTCCTACGATGCGGGCACATTTTTTATACGGTTTATCTGAATGGTTTCCCAATTCATACATGCCGTAAAGAATACGGCGTTGAACAGGTTTCAAGCCGTCTCTCACATCCGGCAGGGCACGGGAAACAATGACACTCATTGCATAATCTAAAAAGGATTTTTGAACTTCTTCGCTAATTTTCACTTGTTTGATTTCTGAATTAATATTTTCAGCCATGGATGAGCCCTCCTTTCATGCATATTAAACGTCTAGATTTTCAACATATACTGCATTTTCTTCAATAAATTGTCTACGAGGCTCTACTTCATCGCCCATTAGTTGTCTAAAGATTTGATCGGCTTTAATGGCATCATCCAATTGGATTTGAAGCAACGTACGTCTTTCTGGATCCATCGTTGTTTCCCATAGTTGTTCAGCATTCATTTCTCCTAAACCTTTATATCGTTGAATTGTAGGTTTTGGATTATCTGGAAGGCGTTTTAAAATTTCCTGAAGTTCTTCATCTGAATAACAGTACTCTACATGCTTTCCTTGCTTTACTTGATAAAGAGGCGGTTGAGCAGCATATACATATCCTGCTTCGATAAGCGGACGCATGAATCGGAAGAAGAATGTTAGCAATAGAATGCGGATATGTGCTCCATCGACATCAGCATCGGTCATAATGATGATTTTATGATATCGGGCTTTTTCTAGATCAAATTCATCCCCGATACCTGTACCAAAGGCTGTGATCATGGCGCGAATTTCCGCATTGGATAAAATGCGGTTTAAATTGGCTTTTTCCACATTTAAAATTTTTCCGCGCAAAGGCAAGATGGCTTGGAAGTAACGGTCACGACCTGATTTAGCCGATCCGCCCGCTGAATCCCCTTCGACAATGAAAATTTCAGATTCTGCTGGATTTGTAGAAGTACAGTCAGCAAGCTTCCCGGGTAAATTTGAAATTTCCAACGCTGATTTTCTTCTTGTAAATTCCCGGGCTTTTTTGGCCGCAACACGAGCTCTAGCAGCCATTATTCCTTTTTCAACAATTTTTCTAGCAATCGAAGGATTTTCTAATAAAAATCGTTCAAAGCTTTCCGAAAAGATTTGGTTTGTAATGGCACTTACTTCCGAATTTCCTAATTTCGTTTTTGTTTGCCCTTCAAATTGAGGATTCGGATGTTTTACAGATATAATGGCAGTTAAACCTTCGCGGACATCTTCACCTGTTAAATTTGCATCGTTATCTTTAATCATGCCGCTTTTTCGTGCATATTCATTAATGACACGAGTCAAAGCCGTTTTAAACCCAGATTCATGGGTACCGCCTTCATAAGTGTTGATATTATTTGCAAAGGAATAAATGTCAGTGGAGTATCCCGCATTATATTGCAATGCAATTTCAACGGAAATTCCATCCTTTTCCCCCATAATATCAATCGTTTCATGAATCGGCTCTTTCGACTCATTTAGATGCTCTACATACTCTCGAATTCCGCCTTCGTAATAATAAGTATCAGAATGCACTTCATCCCCGCGCTCATCTGTCAATGTCAGCCTAATGCCGCGGTTTAAATAAGCCAGTTCACGCAAGCGGGTTGCCAATGTCTCGTAATCATATACAGTCGTTTCCTTAAAAATTTCCGGATCCGCTTTAAAACGTGTTGTCGTTCCAGTTTCATCTGTATCTCCCAACACTTTTAGCGGTACAACCGTATTCCCTCTAGCAAACTTAATATAATAAATATGACCATCCCGTTTTACATACACTTCAGTTTCTTCGGAAAGCGCATTTACTACAGAAGCTCCAACACCATGCAAACCTCCGGAAACTTTATAGCCGCCGCTTCCAAATTTTCCTCCAGCGTGGAGTACAGTCATAATTACTTCAACGGCAGGAATACCCATTTTTTCATGGATGCTTACCGGTATCCCCCTGCCGTTATCTTCCACACGAATCCAATTATCTTTTTCTATCGTTACATGAATTTTATCGCAATAACCAGCTAATGCTTCATCAATACTATTGTCTACAATCTCCCACACTAAATGGTGTAAACCTTTTGAATTTGTTGAACCAATATACATTCCTGGACGTTTGCGGACAGCTTCTAATCCTTCTAAAACTTGTATTTGTTCAGCATCATAATTTCCCTGAACTTTACTATCTTCTAAAGCCACCACGTTCACCTACTCTTTCATACCCTAGTATGCATTTATTTCATCACATAAAATCCTATAAAATCCAATCATCAACTATTCAGTCTCTATTTTTCCTTGTTTCACGTGAAACATTTTTGCGTGTTGTAATGTCTCATGGTGAATTCCATCAACACTTGTAGTCGTAACAAAGGTCTGAACTTCTCCTTGAATCGTGTTCAGCAAATGGGATTGACGGAAATCATCCAATTCAGACAATACATCATCCAAAAGCAATATAGGTGATTCTCCTGTTTCTTGCTTAATTAATTCAATTTCAGCCAACTTTAAAGAAAGGGCAGTTGTCCTTTGTTGTCCTTGCGATCCATATGTTTGAACATCGTAACCATTTACTAGAAACTGCAAATCATCACGATGGGGGCCAATAAGCGTAAGCCCCCTTTCCCTTTCCTTTTCCCGCACTTGGGTTAACTGTTCCGTCAAGTATGTAGTCATCTCGTTAACGGACCAATTTTTTTCAATTCCTTTTGTTGTAAAATAGATAATTTGTAATTTTTCCATTCCCTGAGATATGCCGGAATGAATTTTTTCTGCCCATTCTTGCAAAAGATCAACAAATTCAAAGCGCTTACGAATAATTTGGACAGCGGACTGTATATATTGTTTAGTGTAAATATCAAATAAAACTTCATCTATTTTTTTCTTTTCTTGATAACTTTTTAACAACTGATTCCTTTGTTTTAAAAGCTTTTGAAAAGTTAAAAGTTCATGCAAATAAACAGGGGAAATTTGACCAATTTCCATATCAATAAAACGTCTGCGCACTTGTGGACTTCCTTTTACGATATTTAAGTCCTCCGGCGCAAACATCACAACATTAATTTGACCTATATAATTGCTCAGTTTTGTTTGTTCAATGTGGTTAACTTTTCCTTTTTTGCCCTTTTTAGTAATTAAAAGCTCTAAAGGAAAGCTAACATGTCTTTTTTTGATTTCTCCTTTTATTTTACCATAGTCTTTTTCCCAACGTATTAATTCTTTCTCGTTGCTTGTACGGTGGGATTTGGCCATTGCTAAAACATAGATGGATTCTAAAACATTCGTTTTTCCTTGAGCATTTTCCCCAATAAAAACATTGATTTTTTTGGAAAACTCTAAATTGAGAGAATCATAATTGCGGTAATCGGTAAGTTGTAAACGTTCAATAATCATTCCTTTTCTCCGTTCTTGTTTACAATTACGTATCTTCCACAACCAGGTATATTGACAACATCGCCATTTCTTAATTTACGGCCACGGCGTCTTTCAATTTCGCCGTTGACAAATACATTGTTTTCTTCCAAAAACCATTTTGCCATACCACCTGAGTTGATTGTATTGGTAACTTTCAACACCTGTCCAAGGGTGATAAATTCCGTATCGATCACTAACTCATTCAAATAAATTCAGCCTCCGTTAATCGAACATCTATCAATTAATCTTACCTTAAATTTCACTAATTCGCCAGAAAAGCCACGGATACCTAATTTAATTTTTGACGAAAAGCTTTTAATTCAAACCTTTTAAAATGTTTCTTCCAACTAAATGAAACATAAAAATAGTTTTAAAACATATAATTTTGTAAAATTATCGATTTAAGTGATATTTAAGACAATAAAAAAGCGCAGATACGCCGTTTGGGCTAAATCTGCACTCCTTAAAATTAATAAGTTCTCACTGGTAAAATCAACTGAAGGATGGCATCGTCATTCACTGAACGCAAAATAAACGGACGCATCGCACCAGTAAATTGAATAATGACTTCTTGGCTTTGTCCATCGATTGCTTTTAATGCTTCCATCATATATTTCGCACTAAAGGAAATCACCAGCTCTTCCCCTTCAATGGAATGGACAGGGATTTGTTCTTCAACTTTACCGATTTCAGGAGAGTTGGATGAAATTTTTACTGCATCATTTTCTAATGTTTCAAAACGAACCACATTGTTCCGGTCTTCTCTCGCCACTAAAGATGCACGATCAATGGCTTGCAATAATGTTTTTCCATCAACCGTAATATTTGTTTTAAATTCATTTGGAATTAAACGCGATGTATCCGGATAATTTCCTTCAAGTAAGCGGGAGAAAAATAAAACATGATCTGTTTTGAATAAAATTTGCTGATTGGACATAGTAATTTCAACAGGATTACTTGTTTCATCCAAAATTTTATTTAATTCGTTAAGGCTTTTTCCTGGAATGACAATCGATTCAATGTCGCTTGGTAAGTTTTCAAGTTTTACTTTTCTGCGTGCTAATCGATGGCTATCTGTTGCCACGCAAATGAGTTCATCGTTCTCAATCATCCAATTAACCCCAGTAAGCACAGGGCGGCTTTCGCTAGTCGCAACAGCAAACACAGTTTCTCGGATGATGGATTTTAATAATTCCGCCGGTATTTCGAATTTATTTTCATTCGAAATTTCAGGCAGCAACGGATATTCTGATGCATCTAAACCGATTAAATGGAATTCCGTTTTTCCTGAACGAATGTGGGTTTGGAATTCATTCAACACTTCAATTTCCACATCGTTTGTAGGCAATTTTCTTATGATTTCGTTAAACATTCGAGCTTGCAGTACGATGGAGCCAGTTTCCACAATATTGATAATTTGATTTCCATTTTCTTCAGTTAGTATAAACGTTTGGATGGTGATATCTGCATCAGATCCAGTAAGTAATATCCCATTATTTCTAACATCAATTTTAATTCCTGTGAGAATTGGGATTGTTGTTTTTGAACTGATGGCTTTTGTTACGTCATTTAGTCCATCCAACAGCCGATCTCGCATGATTTCAAATTTCATCTTCATACCTCACTTAATTAAATTATTATTTTAATAAAAAATAAATAGAAATAGTAATAGAGGTTGTGGATTTGTGGATAAGGCTGTTTTTATCTTTCCCATCAATATATCCACATGTTAATACATTGTGAATAACTTTGTTAAGAAAAAGAAAGTTATCCACAACCTTATTTACCAAGCATGTTGCGAATTCTTTTAATTTCTTCCTGCAAGTGTTGATCCTCTTTCAACATTTTTTCAATCTTCTCGTGGGCATGAATGACCGTTGTATGGTCTCTTCCACCAAATTCTTCCCCTATTTTTGGCAAAGAAAAATCCGTTAATTCTCTTGCTAAATACATAGCCACTTGTCGAGGGAAAGCAATGGATTTTGTACGTTTTTTTGAAGTAAAGTCTTCCAAACGAATGTTAAAGTGTTCCCCTACTACTTTTTGAATATCTTGGATTGTCACGGTTTTTGGTTTTGCATTTGGCATGATATCTTTTAAGGCTTCTTGCGCCAATTCTACGGTAATGTCTTGATTAACTAGGGATGAATAAGCAACGACACGAATCAATGCTCCTTCAAGTTCACGAATGTTTGTATCAATTTGATTCGCTATGTAGTGCATGACTTCGTTCGGTATATCGAGTCCATCTGCTTTTGCTTTTTTGCGCAAAATAGCAATACGAGTTTCTAAATCTGGAGGAGCTATGTCTGTAATCAATCCCCATTCGAATCGAGAGCGAAGACGATCTTCTAAAGTCGGAATTTCTTTTGGTGGACGGTCACTTGAAATGACGATTTGTTTTGATTCAGTATGCAATGTATTAAACGTGTGGAAAAATTCTTCTTGAGTTGATTCTTTTCCAGCCAAAAATTGAATATCATCAATTAACAATACATCTACGCTGCGGTATTTATTCCGGAAATCCTCAGCCTTGTTGTCCCGAATGGAATTGATGAACTCATTTGTGAATTTTTCAGAAGACAAATACACTACTTTAGCATTTGGATTATGTTCAAGTACATAATGGCCGATTGCATGCATTAAATGGGTTTTTCCCAATCCCACACCACCGTAGATAAACAACGGATTATAAGCTTTTGCCGGCGCTTCTGCAACCGCTAGAGAAGCTGCATGGGCGAAACGATTACCAGAACCGATGACAAACGTATCAAAGGTGTATTTTGGATTCAGCATGCTATGGGCGTTATCCTGAGGTTCATTCGATTTGGTTTGAATGACTGGCGCCGGAATATCAAAATCTTCATTGTCCTGATCCTTTTGAACAACAAATTTAATATACAAGTCTTCCCCGGTTAATTCAGTTAAAATTCCCGCAATTAAA encodes the following:
- the dnaA gene encoding chromosomal replication initiator protein DnaA, translated to MERLDELWSNVLARVEQQISKPSFETWLKSTKLLSYKGNQVTIAAPTSFAREWLENHYVHLIAGILTELTGEDLYIKFVVQKDQDNEDFDIPAPVIQTKSNEPQDNAHSMLNPKYTFDTFVIGSGNRFAHAASLAVAEAPAKAYNPLFIYGGVGLGKTHLMHAIGHYVLEHNPNAKVVYLSSEKFTNEFINSIRDNKAEDFRNKYRSVDVLLIDDIQFLAGKESTQEEFFHTFNTLHTESKQIVISSDRPPKEIPTLEDRLRSRFEWGLITDIAPPDLETRIAILRKKAKADGLDIPNEVMHYIANQIDTNIRELEGALIRVVAYSSLVNQDITVELAQEALKDIMPNAKPKTVTIQDIQKVVGEHFNIRLEDFTSKKRTKSIAFPRQVAMYLARELTDFSLPKIGEEFGGRDHTTVIHAHEKIEKMLKEDQHLQEEIKRIRNMLGK